A single region of the Plantactinospora soyae genome encodes:
- the dxs gene encoding 1-deoxy-D-xylulose-5-phosphate synthase, giving the protein MSDRTEETNSARRLLGAVRGPQDVKRMSGDELDLLAAEIRDFLVAKVSRTGGHLGPNLGVVELTLAMHRVFDSPRDRFLFDTGHQAYVHKMLTGRQEGFDQLRQRGGLSGYPSQAESEHDLIENSHASTALSYADGLAKAYALRGESRNVVAVVGDGALTGGMCWEALNNIAAARNPLVIVVNDNGRSYAPTIGGLADHLSTLRLNPGYEKVLDTVKEALGSTPLVGRPMYEVLHAVKKGIKDAVAPQAMFEDLGIKYLGPVDGHDVAAMESALRRAKGFGGPVIVHAVTRKGLGYRPAEEDDADCLHSPGTFDVETGKLLAAPSVKWTHVFADELVAVADERPDVVGITAAMAEPTGIAAMARKYPERVYDVGIAEQHAVTSAAGLALGGLHPVVAVYATFLNRAFDQVLLDVAMHKLPVTFVLDRAGITGPDGPSHYGIWDMSVFGVVPGLRIAAPRDAATLRAELHEAVAVEDGPTLLRFPTGSVTADLPAIRRVTAAGSVSGGVDVLAESARADVLLVAVGAFGHLGMEVAARVAEQGYGVTVVDPRWVRPIPPELVTLAGAHRLVVTVEDGVRAGGVGDALAKAMRDADVRVPLRDLGVPPVWQPHGTRAQILADLGLTAQDVARDVTGWVSQLDDESIAPVRVTAANGGDRTAKGRNGRG; this is encoded by the coding sequence TCCGCCCGCCGGTTGCTGGGCGCGGTGCGAGGACCGCAGGACGTCAAGCGGATGTCCGGCGACGAACTCGACCTGCTCGCCGCCGAGATCCGGGACTTCCTGGTCGCCAAGGTGTCCCGGACGGGTGGGCACCTCGGCCCGAACCTCGGGGTCGTCGAGCTGACCCTCGCCATGCACCGGGTCTTCGACTCGCCCCGGGACCGCTTTCTGTTCGACACCGGCCACCAGGCCTACGTACACAAGATGCTCACCGGTCGGCAGGAGGGCTTCGACCAGCTGCGACAGCGCGGCGGCCTGTCGGGCTATCCGAGCCAGGCGGAGAGCGAACACGACCTGATCGAGAACTCGCACGCCTCGACCGCGCTCTCCTATGCGGACGGGCTGGCCAAGGCGTACGCCCTGCGCGGCGAGTCGCGCAACGTCGTCGCCGTGGTCGGTGACGGGGCGCTCACCGGTGGCATGTGCTGGGAGGCGCTGAACAACATCGCCGCCGCCCGCAATCCGCTGGTCATCGTCGTCAACGACAACGGCCGGTCGTACGCCCCGACCATCGGCGGGCTGGCCGACCACCTCTCGACGCTGCGGCTCAACCCCGGCTACGAGAAGGTGCTCGACACCGTCAAGGAGGCGCTCGGCTCCACCCCGCTGGTCGGCAGGCCGATGTACGAGGTGCTGCACGCGGTCAAGAAGGGCATCAAGGACGCGGTAGCCCCGCAGGCCATGTTCGAGGACCTGGGCATCAAGTACCTCGGCCCGGTCGACGGGCACGACGTGGCCGCGATGGAGTCGGCACTGCGCCGGGCCAAGGGCTTCGGCGGGCCGGTGATAGTGCACGCGGTGACCCGCAAGGGTCTGGGCTACCGCCCGGCCGAGGAGGACGACGCCGACTGCCTGCACAGCCCGGGCACGTTCGACGTGGAGACCGGCAAGCTGCTCGCCGCCCCCTCGGTGAAGTGGACGCACGTCTTCGCCGACGAGCTGGTCGCGGTCGCCGACGAGCGGCCCGACGTGGTGGGCATCACGGCCGCGATGGCCGAGCCGACCGGGATCGCCGCGATGGCCCGCAAGTACCCGGAACGGGTCTACGACGTCGGCATCGCCGAACAGCACGCGGTCACCTCGGCCGCCGGCCTCGCCCTGGGCGGCCTGCATCCGGTGGTGGCGGTCTACGCGACCTTCCTCAACCGGGCGTTCGACCAGGTGCTGCTCGACGTGGCGATGCACAAGCTGCCGGTGACGTTCGTGCTGGACCGGGCCGGGATCACCGGCCCGGACGGCCCGAGCCACTACGGCATCTGGGACATGTCCGTGTTCGGGGTGGTTCCCGGGCTGCGGATCGCCGCGCCTCGGGACGCCGCGACCCTGCGGGCGGAACTCCACGAGGCGGTCGCGGTCGAGGACGGGCCGACCCTCCTGCGGTTCCCGACCGGATCGGTCACGGCCGATCTGCCGGCGATCCGTCGGGTCACCGCCGCCGGCTCGGTGTCGGGCGGCGTGGACGTGCTGGCCGAGTCCGCCCGTGCCGACGTGCTGCTGGTCGCCGTGGGGGCGTTCGGGCACCTCGGGATGGAGGTGGCTGCCCGGGTCGCCGAGCAGGGCTACGGCGTCACCGTCGTCGACCCGCGCTGGGTCCGGCCGATCCCACCGGAGCTGGTCACCCTGGCCGGCGCGCACCGGCTGGTGGTCACCGTCGAGGATGGCGTACGGGCCGGCGGTGTCGGCGACGCGCTGGCCAAGGCGATGCGGGACGCGGACGTACGGGTGCCGCTGCGCGATCTGGGCGTACCGCCGGTCTGGCAGCCGCACGGCACCAGGGCGCAGATCCTGGCCGACCTGGGACTCACCGCGCAGGATGTGGCCCGGGACGTCACCGGCTGGGTCTCCCAGCTCGACGACGAGTCCATCGCACCGGTCCGGGTGACCGCCGCCAACGGTGGCGACCGGACGGCGAAGGGCCGCAACGGACGCGGCTGA